In the genome of Gemmatimonadales bacterium, one region contains:
- a CDS encoding DUF3857 domain-containing protein has protein sequence MSRYSWFVAGCLLLPWRLAAQAPSITPAGDPSVQPDSIYRLAVDPADYPDEAAVFLLDDGVVVVQADGRERRTFRQIVQVLKQSAVEGLAEHSFSWSPDNEEFTLNWIRVVRPDGTVISDGPAQQQESDVPATMGAPVYANRKVLRASMSGVAVGTIVDYSYTTVKTRPWVPGDFYQWWGVSTGLSVKRSRLIVDAPEGEKVRVEERNLNFPRQTTRAGGRQVLTWAAADLKRIKPEAYAADSNDIYMWVAVSSPLTWGDIGRWYATLAEDRYALTPEVAGQVRELVAGAATARDTAAAIQRWVAQDIRYLSISLGIGGYQPRLPAEVVATGFGDCKDKATLFVAAMRSLGFDASTVLTSTSGGVQRGLPSMDQFNHAIAYVSLPEGRVYTDLTVAYLPFGILPPALQGEFGLGVPAQGSAEEITFPEEKPEDRLSLIQLAGGVSTDGKFNGDYSEEVSGSRQWQFREMFESPMDSAGRANFSRKIAQGWFPGSRGDSLQTFAGLDFAEPARVSLAVQDGKALRRSGTNWILENPVGSAGKFTDAADALEAEPARQFPIDASRVFGPEEDVIKVRIALPAGWRPQLPTSVHAASEFGEYWGTYAFVDGTLEITRRMIGTRGIFPPDQIDALIAWFRAMGEDDAPFILIDPAPAP, from the coding sequence GTGAGTCGATACAGCTGGTTCGTTGCCGGATGCCTCCTGCTGCCGTGGCGCCTGGCGGCGCAGGCCCCGAGCATTACTCCTGCCGGCGATCCGTCGGTGCAGCCCGATTCCATCTACCGACTGGCCGTCGATCCCGCCGACTACCCGGACGAGGCCGCGGTCTTCCTGCTGGACGACGGGGTGGTCGTTGTCCAGGCCGACGGCCGGGAGCGCCGCACCTTCCGGCAGATCGTGCAGGTCCTGAAGCAGTCGGCCGTCGAGGGGTTGGCCGAGCACTCGTTCTCCTGGTCGCCGGACAACGAGGAGTTCACCCTCAACTGGATTCGCGTCGTCCGGCCCGACGGCACGGTCATCAGCGACGGCCCCGCCCAGCAGCAGGAGAGCGACGTGCCCGCGACGATGGGGGCGCCGGTCTACGCCAACCGAAAGGTGCTCCGCGCCTCGATGAGCGGCGTCGCGGTCGGGACGATCGTCGACTACAGCTACACGACCGTCAAGACGCGGCCATGGGTGCCGGGTGATTTCTACCAGTGGTGGGGCGTGAGCACGGGCCTCAGCGTGAAGCGCTCCCGCCTCATCGTGGATGCCCCGGAAGGGGAGAAGGTCCGGGTCGAGGAGCGCAACCTCAACTTCCCGAGACAGACGACGCGGGCGGGCGGGCGGCAGGTGCTCACCTGGGCCGCGGCCGATCTCAAGCGGATCAAGCCCGAGGCCTACGCCGCCGACTCGAACGATATCTACATGTGGGTGGCGGTCTCGTCGCCGCTGACCTGGGGCGATATCGGCCGGTGGTACGCCACGCTGGCCGAGGATCGCTATGCCCTTACACCCGAGGTTGCGGGCCAGGTGCGGGAACTTGTGGCCGGGGCCGCGACCGCCCGCGACACGGCCGCTGCCATCCAGCGGTGGGTGGCGCAGGACATTCGATACCTCTCGATTTCCCTCGGCATCGGGGGATACCAACCGCGACTCCCCGCCGAGGTGGTCGCCACCGGCTTCGGCGACTGCAAGGACAAGGCGACGCTCTTCGTGGCGGCGATGCGATCGCTCGGGTTTGACGCCTCCACCGTCCTGACCAGCACGTCCGGCGGTGTGCAGCGCGGGCTTCCCTCGATGGATCAGTTCAACCATGCGATCGCCTATGTCTCGTTGCCCGAGGGCCGGGTCTACACTGACCTGACCGTGGCCTACCTTCCCTTCGGCATCCTTCCCCCCGCGCTGCAGGGGGAGTTCGGCCTGGGGGTTCCCGCCCAAGGCTCCGCCGAGGAGATCACCTTCCCGGAGGAGAAGCCGGAGGATCGGCTGTCACTGATCCAGCTGGCCGGTGGCGTCTCGACGGACGGGAAGTTCAACGGCGACTACAGCGAGGAAGTCAGCGGCTCGCGGCAGTGGCAGTTTCGGGAGATGTTCGAGTCCCCGATGGATTCGGCAGGACGCGCCAACTTCTCGCGCAAGATCGCGCAGGGGTGGTTTCCGGGCTCCAGGGGCGACAGCCTGCAGACCTTCGCGGGCCTTGATTTCGCCGAGCCGGCGCGGGTGTCGCTCGCCGTGCAGGATGGCAAGGCGCTGCGCCGTTCAGGGACCAACTGGATCCTCGAGAATCCGGTGGGGAGCGCCGGAAAGTTCACGGATGCCGCCGACGCGCTGGAAGCCGAACCGGCGCGTCAGTTCCCGATCGACGCCAGCCGGGTGTTCGGGCCGGAGGAGGACGTGATCAAGGTTCGCATCGCGCTTCCGGCTGGGTGGCGCCCGCAGCTCCCGACCTCGGTGCACGCCGCGAGCGAGTTCGGCGAGTACTGGGGCACCTACGCCTTCGTCGACGGGACCTTGGAAATCACCCGCCGCATGATCGGGACGCGCGGGATCTTCCCACCGGACCAGATCGACGCACTGATCGCCTGGTTCCGGGCCATGGGCGAGGACGACGCCCCCTTCATCCTCATCGATCCCGCGCCCGCCCCGTGA
- a CDS encoding DUF4175 family protein, protein MIRDATRAALERLVAPLARRAMTGGGALVLGAVLLVLGAAAWLARLGVVESLWWVPTAWFAAVTVAVAVAYLLVRRAQELRVPALARRLEFEGGWRLGALTGMLADAADGGSADLHLAADNAAASDLDSRGPIALAPLTARIRQSNRVALIALVLGVVGLVGAGPGRAPVRMLWHPANALALATGAVRVDASELAVNRGEEVALRLRAPGRRSATLWSRAPGETWQAEEVALDSLGEATISSGPLTADLFVRATSGGRTSDTLHVTVRMPAFLGSVTVTAQYPRYLGLEDESLTFGPDSIVLPEGTRLVVEGEATAPLTTAELVGPRAAVSLDVAGGRFSGRTVPLASGAYRLALTTESGTPLAGNDGALQLLIAPDSAPAVNIPVPGADTLAPLGLRVPMVVDARDDHGVTSLAIVSRRISRFGTEDPERRDLIPVPEGAPDRLIVPYLFDLEGRSLLPGDTVRYYAIAVDNAPSGRTGRSREYVLRLPTMAEVRAAERAATESVGAQLDSLAAASKQLQRQTEDLSREASRSTSEQSGRREAAPMSFEEAKRAEAVARQQEALVRQAEETRAAIEDLQRAAAETGTQDPEFQRRMQEIAEQLDRALTPEMRQQLEELRQALSQLDAARSRQALEDLAEAQRQLKEALERSQKLFERAAMEGEMANLEAEARDLEQEQSRWNDAVDQADAARSAEQEEALAERADSLASALMKAAQNLDQMQQGEQADRMEASADAATEAAQQMDQAAASAKEGKPQAARQQGKQAEQKLQSLGKTLEEQRKDVQGEWKAEVVAAIDQMMAETSRLADRQLAITEALRNGESPSTFRAQQAAVEEGVEKLTEQYKEVSGENALVPPQIGATLEAARRQMQAALDALSTAVPGQRDATGRAGEAVDALNAAAYQMSRARGDVSGSGSGSGLAEAMARMKQMAQQQGQLSQQGAQMLPMVGNGSMQEQIRQLSEQQRALAEQLERLRAETQSEGAGELAGEARDLARQLEAGRLDKRTVERQERLFRRMLDAGRTLQGEEQDDQKERQSTTGSQDEVRLPPALRTQLEDDGGRVRLPTWEQLQGLSPEDRRMVLEYFRRLTERPAP, encoded by the coding sequence GTGATTCGCGATGCGACCCGGGCCGCGCTCGAACGACTCGTCGCCCCCCTCGCCCGGCGGGCGATGACCGGCGGCGGGGCGCTCGTGCTCGGTGCGGTGCTCCTCGTGCTGGGAGCGGCAGCCTGGCTGGCACGGCTCGGCGTGGTCGAGTCGCTCTGGTGGGTGCCGACCGCCTGGTTCGCTGCGGTCACGGTGGCGGTCGCGGTGGCGTACCTCCTGGTCCGACGCGCGCAGGAGCTTCGCGTGCCCGCGCTGGCCCGGCGCCTGGAATTTGAGGGTGGGTGGCGGCTTGGCGCGCTGACGGGCATGCTCGCCGACGCGGCCGATGGGGGCAGCGCGGATCTCCACCTTGCCGCCGACAACGCTGCGGCGTCGGACCTCGACTCCCGTGGCCCCATCGCGCTGGCTCCCCTGACCGCGCGGATCCGGCAATCCAACCGGGTGGCGCTGATCGCCCTGGTGCTCGGGGTGGTGGGGCTGGTCGGGGCGGGGCCTGGGCGCGCCCCGGTGCGCATGCTCTGGCACCCGGCGAATGCCCTGGCCCTCGCCACGGGCGCGGTGCGGGTCGACGCCTCCGAACTGGCGGTCAATCGCGGCGAGGAGGTCGCGCTTCGGTTGCGGGCCCCCGGACGCCGCTCCGCCACGCTTTGGAGTCGCGCGCCAGGGGAAACGTGGCAAGCCGAGGAGGTGGCACTCGACTCACTCGGTGAAGCGACGATCAGTTCCGGCCCACTGACCGCCGATCTCTTCGTCCGCGCGACCAGCGGTGGGCGCACCTCCGACACGCTGCATGTGACGGTGCGGATGCCGGCCTTTCTCGGGTCGGTGACCGTGACCGCGCAGTATCCCCGGTACCTCGGCCTCGAGGACGAGTCGCTCACCTTCGGCCCCGATTCGATTGTCCTTCCCGAGGGGACGAGGCTGGTGGTGGAGGGCGAGGCCACGGCGCCGCTCACCACAGCGGAACTGGTGGGCCCCCGGGCGGCGGTCTCGCTCGACGTTGCCGGCGGCCGGTTCAGCGGGCGCACGGTTCCGCTGGCATCGGGCGCCTATCGGCTGGCCCTGACGACCGAGAGCGGTACCCCGCTCGCGGGCAATGACGGCGCGCTTCAACTGTTGATCGCGCCGGACAGCGCGCCGGCCGTCAACATCCCGGTGCCCGGGGCGGACACCCTTGCTCCACTCGGACTTCGGGTGCCGATGGTCGTCGATGCGCGCGATGACCACGGCGTGACCTCGCTCGCCATCGTGAGCCGACGGATCAGCCGGTTCGGGACGGAAGATCCGGAACGACGGGACCTGATCCCGGTGCCGGAGGGTGCGCCCGACCGTCTCATCGTCCCCTATCTGTTCGATCTCGAGGGCCGGTCGCTGCTGCCCGGCGACACCGTGCGCTACTACGCGATCGCCGTCGACAACGCGCCGAGTGGACGGACGGGGCGGTCGCGCGAGTATGTGCTTCGTCTGCCGACCATGGCGGAAGTACGTGCCGCGGAACGTGCGGCCACCGAATCGGTCGGGGCGCAACTCGATTCCCTGGCGGCGGCCAGCAAGCAACTGCAGCGGCAGACCGAAGACCTCTCGCGCGAGGCGTCGCGCTCGACCTCGGAGCAATCGGGCCGCCGTGAGGCGGCTCCGATGTCGTTCGAAGAGGCGAAGCGGGCCGAGGCCGTGGCGCGCCAACAGGAAGCGCTGGTCCGCCAGGCCGAGGAGACGCGGGCAGCCATCGAGGACCTCCAGCGCGCCGCGGCGGAGACCGGGACCCAGGATCCCGAGTTCCAGCGCCGGATGCAGGAGATCGCCGAGCAGCTCGACCGGGCGCTGACCCCGGAAATGCGCCAACAGCTCGAGGAGTTGCGGCAGGCGCTGAGCCAGCTGGATGCGGCCCGGTCGCGGCAGGCGCTTGAGGACCTGGCCGAGGCGCAGCGCCAACTCAAGGAAGCGCTGGAGCGGAGCCAGAAACTGTTCGAGCGCGCCGCCATGGAAGGGGAGATGGCGAACCTGGAGGCCGAGGCGCGCGACCTTGAGCAGGAACAGAGTCGCTGGAATGACGCAGTGGACCAGGCCGACGCGGCACGGAGCGCCGAGCAGGAGGAGGCGCTGGCGGAGCGCGCCGATTCGCTCGCGTCCGCGCTCATGAAGGCGGCACAGAACCTGGACCAGATGCAGCAGGGCGAGCAGGCGGACCGGATGGAGGCGTCGGCAGACGCGGCGACCGAGGCGGCGCAGCAGATGGACCAGGCTGCCGCCTCGGCGAAGGAGGGGAAGCCGCAGGCCGCCAGGCAGCAGGGGAAGCAGGCTGAGCAGAAGCTGCAGTCGCTTGGCAAGACGCTGGAAGAGCAGCGAAAGGATGTGCAGGGTGAGTGGAAGGCGGAGGTGGTGGCCGCGATCGACCAGATGATGGCTGAGACCAGCCGGCTGGCCGACCGGCAACTCGCCATCACCGAGGCGCTGCGAAATGGTGAGTCTCCGTCCACCTTCAGGGCCCAGCAGGCCGCGGTGGAGGAGGGGGTTGAGAAGTTGACGGAGCAGTACAAAGAGGTGTCGGGGGAAAATGCGCTGGTGCCCCCCCAGATCGGGGCGACGCTGGAAGCCGCCAGGCGGCAGATGCAGGCGGCGCTCGACGCACTGTCGACGGCAGTACCCGGCCAGCGTGACGCCACCGGGCGCGCGGGGGAGGCGGTCGACGCCCTCAACGCCGCGGCCTACCAGATGTCTCGCGCGCGGGGTGACGTCTCGGGGTCCGGCTCCGGCTCCGGGCTTGCCGAGGCGATGGCGCGAATGAAGCAGATGGCGCAGCAGCAGGGACAGCTGAGCCAGCAGGGCGCCCAGATGCTGCCGATGGTGGGGAACGGGTCGATGCAGGAGCAGATTCGGCAGCTTTCCGAGCAGCAGCGGGCACTCGCCGAGCAGTTGGAGCGACTCCGCGCGGAGACACAATCCGAAGGGGCAGGGGAACTCGCGGGAGAGGCGCGCGACCTGGCGCGCCAGCTGGAAGCCGGACGACTCGACAAGCGGACCGTGGAGCGGCAGGAACGACTCTTCCGCCGCATGCTGGACGCCGGGCGGACGCTGCAGGGCGAGGAGCAGGACGACCAGAAGGAGCGGCAGAGCACCACCGGCAGCCAGGACGAGGTCCGACTGCCCCCGGCACTGCGAACCCAGTTGGAAGACGACGGCGGGCGGGTGCGTTTGCCGACCTGGGAGCAGCTCCAGGGGCTCTCGCCGGAGGACCGGCGCATGGTCCTCGAGTACTTCAGGCGCCTGACCGAGCGACCGGCACCGTGA
- a CDS encoding DUF4159 domain-containing protein: protein MKSFRLPQRSLRLLIFALCSLSGAATLGAQEESGIVIGRLHYDGGGDWYANPSSLPNLLAAVRARTDLQTAARERVVTLSSPTLWDVPYLYMTGHGNVRFSDEDLVTLRRYLLQGGFLHADDNYGMDESFRREIARLFPDRPLEEVPLDHPIYNLVYQFPRGVPKIHEHDGKPAQGFGIFLDGRLAVFYTYQSDLGDGWEDPDVHKDDPAVRESALRMGVNLVAYAVGTGQ, encoded by the coding sequence GTGAAATCGTTCAGGCTCCCGCAGCGGAGCCTTCGCCTGCTGATATTCGCCCTGTGCTCCCTGTCCGGGGCCGCCACGCTCGGCGCCCAGGAGGAGTCGGGCATTGTCATCGGTCGGCTCCATTACGACGGCGGCGGCGACTGGTACGCGAACCCCTCGAGCCTGCCCAACCTGCTCGCGGCGGTGCGGGCCCGCACCGACCTGCAGACCGCCGCGCGGGAACGGGTGGTCACCCTCTCCTCACCGACGCTCTGGGACGTGCCGTACCTCTACATGACGGGGCACGGCAACGTGCGCTTCAGCGACGAGGATCTCGTCACCCTCCGGCGGTATCTGTTGCAGGGGGGCTTCCTCCACGCCGACGACAATTACGGCATGGACGAGTCGTTCCGGCGTGAGATCGCTCGCCTCTTTCCCGACCGTCCGCTGGAAGAGGTGCCGCTCGACCATCCGATATACAACCTCGTATACCAGTTCCCGCGCGGTGTGCCCAAGATCCACGAGCACGACGGAAAGCCAGCACAGGGGTTCGGCATCTTTCTCGACGGCCGGCTGGCGGTCTTCTACACCTACCAGTCTGACTTGGGCGATGGATGGGAAGACCCCGACGTCCACAAGGATGATCCGGCCGTCCGGGAGTCCGCGCTTCGCATGGGCGTGAATCTCGTGGCCTACGCCGTGGGGACGGGGCAGTGA